CCTTCATAGCAGAAGCGATCGGACGGCAACCCCGCCGCACTTAATGCAGCAATCGCCGCACAGGGCCCCGGCAACGGTACGACACGGATGCCCTGCTCACGACAGGTACGCACCAGGTGGTAACCCGGATCGTTAATCAGCGGCGTCCCGGCATCAGAAACCAGCGCGATGTTCTGGCCTTCTTTCAACTTCGCCACCAGCGTTTCTGCTTTTTGCTGCTCATTATGATCGTGCAGGGCGAACAACCGGGCATTTATCGCGAAATGCTGCAATAATAATCCGGTATGACGAGTATCTTCAGCGGCAATTAAATCAACAGCTTGTAACACTTCGAGCGCACGCTGGGTAATATCAGACAAATTCCCGATAGGTGTAGGTACAATAAAGAGTTGGCCGCGAGAATTATCCGCCGATTCGTGTTGTGTCATTGTGTCGTCCGTATTGCCGATTTAATATTGAGCATTGCGTATAAAAAATATCACTGGATACAGTATGGTACCCTTAACATTCTCTTGTTTAAAAGCCGCGCGCTGTCTGCCTGTCGTTCTGGCAGCCCTTATTTTCGCCGGCTGCGGCACCCAGTCCCCCGATCAGAGCACTGCCCATATGCAGGGCACAGCACAAGCTGATTCCGGCTTTTATCTGCAACAGATGCAGCAAAGCGCAAATGATAGCAAGACCAACTGGCAATTACTCGCCATTCGTGCACTGCTGAAAGAAGGCAAAAGCCAGCAGGCTATCGACCTGTTTAACCAACTGCCGCAGGATCTGAATGATACCCAGCGCCGGGAACAGTCGCTGCTGGCCGTGGAAAGTAAACTGGCCCAGAAAGATTTCGCCGGAGCACAGGCCCTGCTGGAAAAGCTTACCCCATCTGATTTTGAGAAAAATCAGCAGGCCCGCTACTGGCAGGCGCAGATTGACGCCAGCCAGGGCCGCCCGTCACTCTCGCTGCTGCGCGCCCTGATTGCGCAGGAACCCCTGCTTGGCGAGAAGGATAAGCAGAAAAATATGGACGCCACCTGGCAAGCGTTGTCTGCAATGACGCAGGAGCAGGCACAGGCGCTGGTGATCAATGCGGATGAAAACGTACTGCAGGGCTGGCTGGATCTACAACGCGTCTGGTTTGATAATCGCAGCGATCCGGACATGATGAAAGCAGGCATTGCCGACTGGCAAAAACGCTACCCGCAAAATCCGGGTGCGAAACTGCTGCCAACCCAACTGGTCAACGTGCAGAGCTTTAAACCCGCCTCGACCAGTAAAATCGCCCTGCTGCTGCCGCTGAACGGTCAGGCGGCCGTATTTGGTCGCACCATTCAACAGGGCTTTGAAGCAGCCAAAAATCTTGGTACGCAACCTGTCGACGCGCAGCCCGCCGCACAACCGGCAAACGTCGCCGCTCCAACGCCAACAGACCCGCAGCCGCAGACGACTGATGGCGTCGCCAGTCCTTCCCAGGCATCAGTGAGCGATTTAACCCACGACGAGCAGGCCGAACAGCCAGCCGCCGTCAGCACGTCGCAGGCAACGCCTGTGCAACCAGCCGCAACCAGCGCGGCGGCAAATCCTTCCGCGGAGCTGAAAATTTATGATACCAGCGCCCAACCGCTCGATCAGATCCTGACGCAGGTTCAGCAGGACGGCGCGAGTATCGTGGTCGGTCCGCTGCTGAAAAACAACGTCGACGAACTGGTCAAAAGCAACACTCCGCTGAACGTACTGGCGCTTAACCAGCCGGAATCGGTGCAGAGCCGGGCAAACATCTGTTACTTCGCCCTCTCACCGGAAGATGAAGCGCGTGATGCGGCGCGCCATATCCGTGAACAGGGTAAACAGTCGCCGCTGCTGCTGATCCCACGTAGCGCGCTGGGCGATCGTGTTGCTAACGCCTTTGCCCAGGAGTGGCAAAAACTGGGTGGCAGTACAGTGCTGCAACAGAAATTTGGCTCGACGGCGGAACTGCGTATGGGCGTCAACGGCGGTTCCGGGATAGCGTTAACCGGTAGCCCTATTGCTGCCAGCACACCGTCTCAACCCGGCGTTACCATTGGCAATTTAACCATTCCGGCACCGCCAACGGATGCCCAGATTAGCGGCAACGGTGGTCGCGTGGATGCCGTGTATATTCTGGCAACACCGAATGAGATCGCCTTCATCAAGCCGATGATCGCCATGCGCAACGGTAGCCAGAGTGGTGCAACGCTGTACGCGAGTTCGCGTAGCGCGCAGGGGAATGCTGGCCCGGACTTCCGTCTGGAAATGGATGGCCTGCAGTACAGCGAGATCCCTATGCTGGCAGGCGCGAATCCGTCGCTGATGCAACAGGCGCTGGCTGCAGTGCATAACGACTACTCGCTGGCGCGCATGTACGCAATGGGCGTGGACGCCTGGTCGCTGGCGAACCATTTCTCCCAGATGCGTCAGGTGCAGGGCTTCGAAATTAATGGGAATACCGGCGCGCTGACCGCCAGTCAGGACTGTGTGATTAACAGGAAGTTATCATGGCTCCAGTACCAACAAGGGCAGATTGTCCCCGCCAGTTAACGAGCAAACAGGCCGGTGACGCGTGGGAAACCACCGCACGTCGCTGGCTGGAGCGCAAGGGACTGCATTTTATCGCCGCCAACGTGCATGAACGCGGCGGCGAGATCGATCTGATCATGCGTGATGGCAAGTCGACCGTCTTCATTGAGGTCCGCTACCGACGCTCTGCAACGTTTGGTAGTGCCGCTGCCAGTGTGACACGCAGCAAGCAGCGTAAATTATTACAGGCTGCCCGCTTGTGGCTCGCGCGCCACAATGGGAGTTTTGATACTGTGGATTGCCGGTTCGATGTGTTAGCCTTCACCGGAAATGATGTTGAGTGGTTCAGGAACGCTTTTACCGACTGCTCATAATTGAAGATTTAAGGATTAGCGTGTTAGACAGAATTAAAGTCTGCTTTACCGAAAGCATTCAAACTCAAATTGCAGCGGCAGAAGCCCTCCCGGATGCTATCTCTCGCGCCGCCGTGACGCTGGTTCATTCACTGCTCAATGGCAACAAAATTCTCTGTTGTGGTAATGGGACATCCGCCGCCAACGCACAGCATTTTGCTGCCAGCATGATCAACCGCTTTGAAACAGAACGCCCCAGTTTACCTGCGATTGCACTAAATACGGATAATGTGGTCTTAACAGCGATTGCTAACGACCGTCTGCATGATGAAGTGTATGCAAAACAGGTTCGGGCGTTAGGTCATGCGGGCGATGTCTTACTGGCCATCTCGACGCGCGGCAACAGCCGCGATATTGTTAAGGCCGTGGAAGCCGCCGTCACGCGAGATATGACGATTGTGGCATTGACCGGGTATGACGGGGGGGAACTGGCTGGACTATTAGGGCCACAGGATGTTGAGATCCGTATCCCTTCGCATCATAGCGCGCGCATTCAGGAAATGCATATGCTGACGGTAAACTGCCTGTGCGATCTGATCGATAACACGCTTTTCCCTCACCAGGATGATTAAGGAGTACACATGAAGGCTTTATCGCCAATCGCAGTCCTTATTTCTGCTCTGCTGTTGCAAGGTTGTGTGGCCGCTGCTGTTGTGGGTACCGCCGCCGTTGGCACCAAAGCAGCAACAGACCCACGTAGCGTAGGCACTCAGGTAGACGATGGAACCCTGGAAGTGCGCGTCAACAGCGCGCTGTCGAAAGATGCACAGATCAAGAAAGAAACACGCATTAACGTGACGGC
The DNA window shown above is from Citrobacter farmeri and carries:
- a CDS encoding penicillin-binding protein activator, producing MVPLTFSCLKAARCLPVVLAALIFAGCGTQSPDQSTAHMQGTAQADSGFYLQQMQQSANDSKTNWQLLAIRALLKEGKSQQAIDLFNQLPQDLNDTQRREQSLLAVESKLAQKDFAGAQALLEKLTPSDFEKNQQARYWQAQIDASQGRPSLSLLRALIAQEPLLGEKDKQKNMDATWQALSAMTQEQAQALVINADENVLQGWLDLQRVWFDNRSDPDMMKAGIADWQKRYPQNPGAKLLPTQLVNVQSFKPASTSKIALLLPLNGQAAVFGRTIQQGFEAAKNLGTQPVDAQPAAQPANVAAPTPTDPQPQTTDGVASPSQASVSDLTHDEQAEQPAAVSTSQATPVQPAATSAAANPSAELKIYDTSAQPLDQILTQVQQDGASIVVGPLLKNNVDELVKSNTPLNVLALNQPESVQSRANICYFALSPEDEARDAARHIREQGKQSPLLLIPRSALGDRVANAFAQEWQKLGGSTVLQQKFGSTAELRMGVNGGSGIALTGSPIAASTPSQPGVTIGNLTIPAPPTDAQISGNGGRVDAVYILATPNEIAFIKPMIAMRNGSQSGATLYASSRSAQGNAGPDFRLEMDGLQYSEIPMLAGANPSLMQQALAAVHNDYSLARMYAMGVDAWSLANHFSQMRQVQGFEINGNTGALTASQDCVINRKLSWLQYQQGQIVPAS
- a CDS encoding YraN family protein, translating into MAPVPTRADCPRQLTSKQAGDAWETTARRWLERKGLHFIAANVHERGGEIDLIMRDGKSTVFIEVRYRRSATFGSAAASVTRSKQRKLLQAARLWLARHNGSFDTVDCRFDVLAFTGNDVEWFRNAFTDCS
- the diaA gene encoding DnaA initiator-associating protein DiaA, producing MLDRIKVCFTESIQTQIAAAEALPDAISRAAVTLVHSLLNGNKILCCGNGTSAANAQHFAASMINRFETERPSLPAIALNTDNVVLTAIANDRLHDEVYAKQVRALGHAGDVLLAISTRGNSRDIVKAVEAAVTRDMTIVALTGYDGGELAGLLGPQDVEIRIPSHHSARIQEMHMLTVNCLCDLIDNTLFPHQDD